One window of Pseudacidobacterium ailaaui genomic DNA carries:
- a CDS encoding aldehyde dehydrogenase family protein, with protein sequence MATIALDPRLDKKAADFIAQKHRMYVDGKFVQAASGKTFPVYNPATGEIIAHVPEAESQDVDQAVHAARRAFDEGPWARMSASERGRLIWKLADLLEQNLEEFAEIESMDNGKPLSVARAADVPLAVDLFRYMAGWATKIMGHTFPISFPGEFLAYTLREPIGVVAQIIPWNFPLLMAAWKLGPALAAGCTIVLKLAEQTPLSGLRLAELIHEAGFPEGVVNVLTGFGEGAGAPLAAHPLVDKVAFTGSTEVGKLIVKAAAGNLKKVTLELGGKSPAIVFPDADLDRAIPGTASAIFFNHGQCCCAGSRLFAHKDVFEKVVEGVSNIAAKIRVGSGLDPQTEMGPLVSEEQFQRVTGYIESGVKEGAKVEVGGKKAADRGYFVQPTVLTRTTPEMKVVREEIFGPVVCAVPFSDADLDRIAREANDSIYGLAASVWTRDISIANKMAKRIRSGTVWINCHNVFDAALPFGGYKQSGWGREMGAEVLNNYTEVKSVVTAL encoded by the coding sequence CCTCGTCTCGATAAGAAAGCTGCTGACTTCATTGCACAAAAACACCGTATGTATGTAGACGGAAAGTTTGTTCAAGCCGCGTCTGGTAAGACTTTTCCTGTCTACAACCCGGCAACGGGAGAAATCATTGCGCATGTCCCGGAAGCGGAAAGTCAAGATGTAGACCAAGCGGTGCATGCAGCGCGCCGCGCTTTTGATGAAGGGCCCTGGGCCAGGATGTCGGCCTCCGAGCGCGGGCGTCTCATCTGGAAGCTGGCGGACCTGCTCGAACAAAACCTTGAAGAATTTGCGGAAATTGAATCCATGGACAACGGCAAGCCGCTTTCTGTGGCACGCGCTGCAGACGTGCCCCTGGCGGTGGACCTTTTCCGTTATATGGCAGGTTGGGCCACAAAAATCATGGGGCATACTTTTCCGATTTCCTTTCCTGGAGAATTTCTGGCATACACCCTTCGGGAGCCAATTGGGGTAGTTGCGCAGATCATTCCCTGGAACTTTCCCCTGCTGATGGCAGCCTGGAAACTCGGTCCGGCGCTGGCAGCCGGATGTACGATCGTGTTAAAGCTGGCCGAGCAGACGCCGCTTTCCGGTTTGCGTCTGGCCGAGCTGATTCATGAAGCAGGTTTTCCGGAAGGAGTCGTGAATGTGCTTACGGGTTTCGGAGAGGGTGCGGGCGCCCCTCTTGCGGCACATCCGCTTGTAGACAAGGTGGCCTTTACCGGATCGACAGAGGTCGGAAAGCTTATTGTGAAGGCAGCAGCTGGCAATCTGAAGAAGGTCACGCTGGAGCTGGGAGGAAAGTCTCCCGCCATTGTTTTTCCAGATGCGGACCTGGACCGGGCGATTCCCGGGACGGCATCGGCCATCTTCTTTAATCATGGACAATGCTGCTGTGCCGGGTCACGCCTGTTTGCCCACAAGGATGTTTTTGAAAAGGTGGTGGAAGGTGTATCAAATATAGCTGCCAAAATCCGTGTAGGCAGCGGTCTTGATCCGCAGACGGAGATGGGACCTCTGGTTTCAGAAGAACAGTTCCAGCGTGTGACCGGATATATCGAATCCGGAGTGAAGGAGGGCGCAAAGGTGGAGGTAGGCGGAAAGAAGGCCGCTGACCGCGGGTATTTTGTGCAGCCTACTGTATTGACGCGCACCACGCCGGAAATGAAAGTCGTACGTGAAGAGATCTTTGGGCCGGTCGTTTGCGCAGTGCCCTTTTCCGATGCAGACCTGGACCGCATCGCACGTGAGGCCAACGATTCGATATATGGACTCGCTGCGAGTGTATGGACGCGCGACATTTCAATAGCGAATAAAATGGCAAAGCGAATCCGTTCAGGAACGGTCTGGATCAATTGTCATAATGTCTTTG